In Pseudomonas leptonychotis, the sequence AACATCGAGGTCAGGCGTGCGTCCCAGACCCAGTAAGTACCCCAGGTCGGCTTGCCCCACACCGCACCGGTCACTAGGGCAATCACGGTCATCCAGGCACCGATGGGCGCTGCCTGCTGCAGGGCGACGTCGGCCAGTTTCATCTTCCACACCAGGCCAACGGTGCCGGCAACAGCCAGCATCACGTAGATCGATTGGGCGAGAAAGGCAGCCGGCACATGGATGTAGATGATGCGAAAGCTATTACCTTGCTGATAATCCGGCGGCGCAAACGCCAACCCCCAGGCGAGGCCCACCAGCAACAACACGGTCGCCGCCAAGGCTAACCAAGGCAGCCAACGGCTGCTGATCTCATAAAACCACTTGGGCGAGCCGAGCTTGTGAAACCACGTCCAATTCATCAGGTTACTCATCAGTGCTAGGGCTGATCGCCGCACGGGCAAATGCTCGGCGTCAGCTGGCCATTCAGGCTTATTGTCTACTCAGCGACGCTGATCGTCAGACCCGCGGCGATGGCAAAAGGTGTCAAGGTCACCGCCAATGCGGTGAGGCTGGCCAGCCACAACAAGTGGCCAACTGCCGGCAATCCTTGCAGGCTGGCTTGTAACGCACCGCTGCCGAGAATCAGCACCGGGATGTACAGCGGTAAAATCAGCAAAGCGAGCAGTAAACCGCCGCGCTTCAAACCGACCGTCAGTGCTGCGCCCACCGCGCCCAACAAGCTCAAAACCGGTGTGCCCAGCAGCAGAGAAATCAGCAGCACCGGCAGGCAACGCTCCGGCAACCCCAGCATCAACGCCAACAGCGGTGCCAGCAACACCAGCGCCAAGCCGGAAAACAACCAGTGTGCCAGCACCTTGGCCAGAACCAGAAGGGCTAGGGGGTGCGGCGAAAGGACCCACTGCTCGAGCGAGCCATCCTCGAAATCACTGCGGAAAAGCCCGTCCAGCGAGAGCAGCACGGCCAATAGCGCCGCCACCCACACCAGACCTGGCGAAAGGCTTTGTAACAACTGAGTCTGCGGCCCCACCGCTAACGGGAACAGGGCAATCACAATGGCAAAGAACACCAGCGGGTTGGCCAACTCGGCCGGCCGGCGAAACAGCAAGCGGGCCTCACGGGCCAACAGCAGGGTAAAAACATTGCTCATGCTGTGCGTTGCCCCAAATCAAGCTCACGATAACCAGATGGCTTGACCATCAACTCATGATGCGTGGTCAACACCACGAGGCCGCCCTGCTCACAATGCGCGGCCAGGTGGTGCTCCAGCTGCACGACCGCAGCTTTGTCTAACGCGGTGAACGGCTCATCGAGCACCCATAACGATGGACCCGGCAGATACAAACGTGCCAGCGCCACGCGCCGCTGCTGCCCGGCAGATAAGGTATGGCACGGCACATCTTCAAAACCGCGCAGCCCAACCGCCGCTAGCGCCTGCCAAATGGCTTCGCGTTCGGCCGGTTGATGCAGGGCGCAAAGCCAAGTGAGGTTCTCTTCTGCAGTGAGCAAGCCCTTGATGCCAGCGGCATGGCCGATCCACAACAGATTACGCGCCAGTTCGGCACGCTGCGCCGCCAAAGGCCGGCCATTCAATAGAATTTCACCCGAGGTAGGTTGCATCAAACCGGCCATCAACCGCAGTAAGCTGGTCTTGCCACTGCCATTGGGGCCGGCCACCTGCAACATCTCACCGGGAACCAGACGCAGCTCCAGATGCTCGAACAGCATGCGCCAATCCCGCTCACAGGCGAGCGCAACGGCTTCGAGAAGAGGACTGGTCAAGGCATCGGCACCTAAGATGGATGGCTAAAGCGGTTCAAGTCGGCAGAGTCTTGGCCGCTATACTGACGCGAGTGGAATGCGCAGCCAAACCAGACGGGGCGCGATTATACATGCCCCGCCCTGCCTCCCGCAGTGAGCATTTTCGACAGGGTGTAACCCGCCAATGAGTGAAATCAGCAGCCCTCGGCCTATTGCGCCGACGCCCCCCAGTAATCGCCCAAACGCCGTAGCGGCGGACTTGGCGGTAAAACTGCTACAGCCCATGCAGGGCTTGTTGGCCAGCGGTGAAACCGCCAAGGCCGAAGTCATCGCCCTGAAAGAAGTCGCGCAGAGCTTTCAGGTGCTGCTCAAACTGACCCTCAACAACGGCAGCCAAACCACCCTTGAGGCCAACAGCCCTCGCCCGCTGGCCCAGGGTACGACACTGACCGTAACCGCTTTGTCGGAAACACGCCTGGCGCTTGCCGTGCTAGCCGGTGGCGACAAGCCGCTGACCAGCCTGGACCTCGAACAACTGCCAGTGGGTACCCTGCTGCAAGGCAAGGTGGTCGCCCGCGAACAAGTGCTGCAAGGCCGCGCACAGCAAGTGATCTACAAAGTGCTGGTCAGCCTGCTCAACACGCCCCTGGCAGGCAGCAAGCTCTCCCTGGAAACCCCGCTGGCGCTGCCTTTAGGCAGCCTCCTCAGCGCCCAGGTGGAAGGCAGTCAGACGTTGAACTTTATGCCCTTGAGCAGCCGCCTGGATCAACTTGCCCTCAACCAGCAGCTGGGTAGTCAAAGCAATCGGCAAGGTTCGCTAGAAGGGTTGTTCACTGCGCTGCAAGGGTTACGCGGCAATGCAGAAATGAGCGAAGGCTTGCGCACGAGTATCGACAAGCTGTTTGGCGCCCTGCCTGACGCGACTCAATTGAGCAGCCCCAAAGGCCTGGCCATGGCCCTGGAAAACAGCGGCATTGTGCTGGAAAGCAAATTGCTCGGCGGACAAGGCCAAGCCCTGCCGACGGACCTGAAAGCCAACTTGCTGCGCCTGATCACCCAGCTACTGCCTAACCTGCCTGCAAGTGCCCCACTTGCTGCGGCGAATGCCAGTTCAGCACTGGCTCAAGCCATGCCAGCTCTGGCGCGCGACTTACTCGGCAGTCTTGGCAAAGCCAATCACCGCCAGCAGGCACTGAACTTCCCCCTGCCCTCGCGCCTGCTGCAGGCCATGGAGGGCGAGGCTGACCTGGAAACACTACTCAAGCTTGCGGCGGCGGCTATCTCGCGCTTGCAAACCCATCAACTGTCCAGCCTGGCGCAGAGCCAAGTCGGCCCAGATGGCAACCTGCTGACCACCTGGCAACTGGAGTTGCCCATGCGCAACCAGCAAGAGTTGGTGCCCTTACAGGTAAAAATACAGCGCGAGGACAGCAACAAGTCGGACAACCAGGAAAAAAAGGAAACACTGTGGAAAGTCGAACTGGCGTTCGATCTTGAGCCACTGGGCCCACTGCAAGTCCAGGCCCAGCTGGCTCACGGCCGCCTATCCAGTCAGCTCTGGGCTGAACGCAGCAGCACCGTCAGCCTGATTGACGCGGAGCTGGACAATTTGCGCCAACGCCTCAATGCCACTGGCGTACTGGTTGGCGAACTCGCTTGCAACCAAGGCATACCGCCACGCGGGCCACGAACGACCCTGGAACAACGCTGGGTGGATGAAACCGCATGAAGAAGCCTGCACCACGCCAAGCCATCGCACTTACCTATGACGGTCAGAGCGCGCCAGTGCTCAGCGCTAAAGGCGATGATGAGCTGGCCGAAGCCATCCTCGCCATCGCCCGCGAATACGAAGTGCCGATCTACGAAAATGCCGAGCTGGTACGCCTGCTCGCGCGCCTGGAGCTGGGCGATGCGATTCCCGAGCAGCTGTATCGCTGTATCGCGGAAATCATCGCTTTTGCTTGGTATTTGAAGGGCAAGTCGCCTGCCAGCAGTGAACGCGACACCGACATCACGCCGCCGCTACGCTTGCTGGAAGGTCCGGCACACTGAGTATTAAGTAGGCGGTGAGGAGAGTCAGGACCGTTGCAGCTTAGCCTGCTGCATCTTACTGACTAGCTCGGCCTCAGCCTTACTAAGGCCGCAAGACTGGGTGAGGTCATCCACGCTAGCGCCCATACCCGCCAGACGCGCAGCCTGGGTAAACGACAGACTACTGGGGTCACGCTGCTCGATCTGACTGAGTTTGTCTGGCAAAGGCGCGACCACACGCCTCAACTCATGCAACTCCTCACCCATCTGCACGCTACCGGTCAGATAGGCATCCAGGCGTCGACTGAGCTCCTTGAGTCGTCGATCACGCACTGCATCACGCTCGCCTTGCAGCTTTATAGCGTCGCGCAACTGCCTGGTCAGCCAGATACAGGCGCCTACCAGCCCCAGGCAAACCAGGGCCAGCGCGATGAGCAGCGCGTCGAACATGACCTAGATACTCTCCAGATCGGACCACTCTTCTTCGCTCATCATCTTGTCCAGCTCAACCAGAATCAGCAGTTCGCCGTTCTTGTTGCACACACCCTGGATAAACTTGGCCGATTCGTCATTACCCACGTTCGGTGCGGTTTCCACTTCCGACTGGCGCAGATAAACCACCTCAGCCACGCTGTCGACCAGAATACCGACCACCTGCTTGTCGGCCTCGATGATCACAATACGGGTATTGTCGGTCACCTCGGTGGAGTCGAGCCCAAACCGCTGGCGCGTGTCGATCACGGTCACCACGTTGCCGCGCAGATTGATGATGCCCAGCACATAGCTCGGAGCACCCGGCACAGGAGCAATTTCGGTATAGCGCAGGACTTCTTGAACCTGCATCACGTTGATGCCATAGGTTTCATTGTCCAGGCGGAACGTCACCCACTGCAGAATCGGATCGTCAGAACCTTGTGCAGAACTTTTCTTCATGTCCCTAGCCTCGTCATGAACCGCTCGCGGCGGCGATCGCGGGTGTATACCCCGCTGTCATTACTATAGTTGCAAAGCTGCGCTCATCGCACAGCCCGGTGTTATTCAATGCGCTTGCTTGGCAGCCATACGTTTGGCTGCGCCGCTGGCAATCAGCTCAGCCAAGGACGCGATATCCAGCAAGGCGCACATGTGTTCAATCACCGTACCCGCCAGCCACGGACGCTGCGTGCGCTGACTGCGCCATTTGACCTCGTTAGGGTCGAGACGAATCGAGCGGCTGACCTGGTGCACCGCCAGCCCCCATTCATAACCCTGAACAGAAATCACATACTGCAGCCCTTCGCGAAAATCATCACGATAGCGGTCAGGCATAACCCAGCGCGCGGTATCAAGCACCTTCAGATTGCCCGACTGAGAGGGCAGTATGCCGAGAAACCAGTCTGGCTGGCCAAATAATGGCGTGAGCTCCTGGCCCTCCAGTGGATAGATCGAACCCAGACACACAAGCGGCACTGCCAGTGTCAGGCCGGCCACATCAAACAACAGGCATTCGAACGGGCCCTCGGCCCACTCCGGCCGCCCCTGCAACACCGGCTCAGGCACCACCAACACATGGGGAACCGGCTGCATTACCTCGACCGCCACTGCCGCTTCAATCACCTGCGGTGGTTCGATGTGAACCTCAATTTCCGGCGCCGGCATCTCGATAGTTGGCAGCACCAATGGGCGTGGCGCGAGCTCAGCCAAAGGCTTAGCAGCAATGGTTTGCACCTGCGGCATTACCCGGGCATCGCGCACCTGCTCCTCAAGCACCGCCGCCTCAAACTCATCCAGCGTGATGCTACCAGCAAGTTCGACCGCAGCCTCCTGCAGCAAGCCGTCCAGGTAGGACTGCAAAGCCAGTTGCGAACGTGTAGCGGTGACGAGAGGACGACTCATGAACACAACCCGAAATAACAATCTGTACAGACTATCGGCCGCGCTAGCGACAGACTTGAGCCTATATCTTCAGCATAGCCGTTCATCTCAGGCGACCTGCGCGGCAATCTGTTGCGACAGCAAATGTTTGAGCAGTGCGCGATAGGCGATGACACCCCGACTATTGTTGTCGAACGTCGACGGTGTAAGCCCCGCCCGGCTAGCATCGCGCAGGCGCGTATCGACGGGAATATAGGCCGGCCACAGATGTTCAGGATAACTGTTACGCAACACCCGCAGCGTGCTCATGGAGGCCTGGGTACGGCGATCAAACAGAGTGGGGACGATGGTGTAAGGCAATGCCTGCTGCCGCGAGCGATTGATCATCGCAAGGGTATTGACCATCCGCTCAAGACCTTTTACCGCGAGAAACTCGGTCTGTACCGGGATTACCAACTGCTGACAGGCCGCCAAGGCATTGACCATAAGCACGCCCAACAAGGGCGGACTATCGATTACGGCATGATCAAAATCCTGCCAGAGCTGCGCCAAGCTCTTGGCAATCACCAAACCCAGGCCGCTCTGCCCAGGCGACTGACGCTCTAGCGTGGCCAGCGCAGTGCTGGAAGGCAATAGGGAAATACGCTCATCGCTGGTAGGCAGCAGGAGCTGCTTGGGCAAGCCGCGCGGCACGCTGCCCTTATGCTGAAACAGGTCAAAGCTGCTGTGCTCCAGGCTGTCGGGGTCGTGCCCGAAATAACTGGTCATCGACCCATGGGGATCGAGGTCGACAACCACCACGCGCTTACCAGCATCGGCCAACAGGCCTGCTAGCGCGATTGATGTGGTGGTCTTGCCGACTCCACCTTTTTGATTGGCTACTGCCCAGACTCTCATCGTAATCATCCTCCCGGTACAGCTGCAGTCTGACCGAGAATGTGTGCCGCCCTTATGGGGCTGGCGACGGGGGATTGACGGCACCCGCTTGCGGGGCCGGCGCTGCCGGAGTTTTTGCAGGTTGCGTGCCAGCTCGTTGCAGGGCCGCATCGGGTTTAGCATTGGCACTGCCCACACCGCTGACACTGCGACGTATATCTAGATTGCGTGAGATCACTAACACCACCCGGCGGTTGCGGCCACGCCCCTCTGCTGTGGTGTTATCGGCAATGGGCTGAAACTCACCATAACCCACTGCGGCCAACCGACTCGGCTTGACACCTTCGATCGCTAGCATCCGCACAATACTGGCAGCTCGCGCGGTAGAAAGCTCCCAGTTGGTCGGAAATTGCGCAGTTTGGATCGGCAGGTTATCGGTGAAACCTTCCACGTGAACCGGATTTTCGTAGGGCGCCAGAATTCTGGCTATTTTCTCGATGATATCGAAGGCCGCATTGTTGGGTATGGCATCGCCGCTGGTAAACAGCAAACTGGAGCTAAGTTCAATTTCAATCCACAGCTCATTGCCACTGACCTTGAGCTGTTCGGCCTGAATCAAATCACCGAATGCTTCACGCACACTGTTAGCGATGCTTTCCAGTGAGTCCGCAGCAGACAGCGTGCTTTCCTCATCCACCAGTGAACGATCTGGCTCAGTGGTGCGCGGTCGTTCATCGCCGACCGGAATCGGCTTTATGGCCCGATCAGGCTGATTGAACACGCCCGTCAGGCTGTCCGAAAGAATTTTGTACTTACCTTCATTGATCGACGAGATCGAATACATCACCACGAAAAACGCGAACAGCAAGGTGATGAAGTCCGCATAGGAAACTAACCAACGCTCGTGGTTCTCATGTTCTTCTTGATGTCGCCGGCGGGCCATACGGTGTCCCCATCAGTCCATAAAGCCTTGCAGCTTTAATTCGATGGAGCGCGGGTTCTCACCCTCGGCAATCGACAGGATGCCTTCGAGCAGCATCTCGCGATAACGCGACTGACGCTGGGCGATGGCCTTGAGCTTGTTGCCAATAGGCAGCAGCAGCAGGTTGGCAAAACCCACGCCGTAGATAGTCGCGACGAACGCGACGGCAATTCCGCTGCCGAGCATGCTTGGATCGGCGAGATTGCCCATCACATGAATCAGGCCCATGACAGCACCGATAATGCCAATAGTCGGTGCGTAGCCACCCATGCTTTCAAACACTTTGGCAGCCTGAATATCGCGGCCTTCCTGGGTGTACAGATCCACTTCGAGAATACTGCGAATGGCTTCTGGCTCTGCGCCATCGACCAATAGCTGCAAGCCTTTGCGGGCATACGGGTCAGCTTCAACATCTGCCACGGCCTCAAGGCCCAGCAAGCCCTCTTTGCGCGCGGTCATACTCCAACCCACCACGCGGTTAATACCGCCTAATAGATCAACCCGCGGCGGAAAAAAGATCCAGCTGATAATGGCCAAAGCCCGTTTGAAAACGTGCATCGGCGCCTGTAAAAATGCGGCGCCCAAAGTGCCGCCAATCACGATCAACGCAGCGGGCCCATTGAGCAAAGCGCCAGCATGGCCACCTTCAAGGTAATTGCCGCCGAGGATGGCGACAAATGCCAGGATGACCCCAATAAGACTCAGTACATCCATTAAATGCAGGTCTCCACCAAGTGCCTGCCGATATCATCCAGCGGGTAGATGGCGTCGGCTAAGTTGGCTTTGACGATCGCCATGGGCATGCCATAAATCACGCAGCTGGCTTCGTCTTGCGCCCACACCTGACTACCACCTTGCTTGAGCAGGCGCGCACCTTCACGGCCATCAGCCCCCATACCAGTCAGCACCACGGCCAGTACTTTGTCCGCATAGGACTTGGCGACCGAGCCGAAGGTAATATCGACGCAGGGTTTGTAGTTCAGCCGCTCATCGCCAGGGAGGATTTTGATCACACCACGCGCATCAACCATCATTTGTTTGCCGCCAGGGGCCAACAGCGCCCAGCCAGGACGCAGAACGTCACCATCTTCGGCTTCCTTGACGCTGATTTGACAGAGCTTGTCGAGACGCTCGGCAAAGGCCTTGGTAAAAGCGGCTGGCATATGCTGAATCAGTACGATGGGTGCAGGGAAATTCGCTGGCAACTGGGTCAAGACCCGCTGCAAAGCCACCGGCCCACCCGTGGAGGTACCAATAGCAACCAGCTTGTAGGACTTGCGTTTGGGCGCAGCACTTACACCCGCAGGACGGGGCGGCGGGCTGGTTGTGGTGGTAGCAGGACGCACCGCAGGCTTGGCTTGCGCAGCAGTCGATGTGGCAGCCGCCGACACCGGCGGCGGGCTCAGGCTACGGCGATTACTGCGGGCGATGGTATGGATCTTCTCGCAGAGCAGCTGTTTAACCCGCTCTGGATTACGCGAAATATCCTCAAAGTTCTTTGGCAGAAAATCCACCGCACCGGCTTCAAGGGCGTCGAGGGTAACCCGAGCGCCCTCATGGGTCAGTGAAGAGAACATCAATACCGGCGTCGGGCAGCGCTGCATGATGTTACGCACAGCCGTGATGCCATCCATCATCGGCATTTCGTAATCCATGGTAATCACATCGGGCTTGAGCGCCTGCGCTTGCTCGATGGCTTCACGGCCGTTAGTGGCAGTTCCGATCACCTGAATATTCGGATCGGCTGAAAGAATTTCCGATACACGCCGCCGAAAAAAGCCGGAGTCATCAACCACCAACACCTTAACTGCCATAAACACTCCTAAACGGCGCAACAGACTCCTGCGCCGTTAACAATCAGATACGCCGCGCGTAACGTTTGAGCATGCTCGGCACGTCAAGAATCAAGGCAATACGGCCGTCACCGGTGATGGTCGCGCCTGACATGCCTGGCGTGCCCTGCAGCATTTTGCCCAGTGGCTTGATCACCACTTCTTCTTGGCCTACCAATTGGTCGACCACGAAGCCGATGCGCTGACTGCCAACGGTCAGAATCACCACATGGCCTTCACCTTGCTCGACATGAGCAGCATTACCAATCAGCCAGCGCTTGAGGTAGAACAGCGGCAAGGCTTTATCGCGCACAATCACCACTTCCTGTCCATCGACCACATTGGTGCGCGACAGATCGAGGTGGAAGATTTCGTTAACGTTGACCAGTGGGAAGGCGAATGCCTGATTCGCCAGCATCACCATCAGCGTCGGCATAATGGCCAAGGTCAGCGGAACCTTGATAACGATCTTCGACCCCTGCCCTTTGACCGAGAACACGTTGACCGTGCCGTTGAGCTGGGAAATCTTGGTCTTCACCACGTCCATGCCCACACCGCGACCGGACACATCGGAGATTTCGGTTTTGGTCGAGAAGCCGGGGGCGAAGATCAGGTTGTAGCATTCGAACTCGTTGAGACGATCGGCCGCATCTTTGTCCAGCAAGCCTTTTTCTACGGCTTTGGCACGTAGCTGATCGGCATCCATGCCTTTGCCGTCATCGGAAATGGACAGCAGGATATGATCGCCCTCCTGCTCGGCGGACAGTATTACCTTACCGCCGCGTGACTTGCCCGAGGCCTCACGCTCCTCTGGCATTTCAATACCGTGGTCTACCGCGTTGCGCACCAAGTGCACCAACGGATCGGCCAACGCCTCGACCAGGTTCTTGTCGAGGTCGGTTTCTTCGCCAACCAGTTCCAGATTGATCTCTTTCTTAAGCTGACGCGCCAGGTCGCGAACCAGCCGGGGGAAGCGTCCAAAAACCTTTTTGATCGGCTGCATACGGGTTTTCATCACCGCCGTCTGCAGATCGGCTGTCACCACATCCAAGTTGGACACGGCTTTGGACATAGCCTCGTCAGCGCTGCTTGAACCCAAGCGCACTAGGCGATTGCGCACCAACACCAACTCGCCAACCATGTTCATGATTTCATCCAGCCGCGCAGTATCGACCCGCACAGTGGTTTCTGCTTCGCTGGGCGGCGCAGCCTTTTCTGCTGCAGGCACAGCGCTCGGCGTCTTGGCCGGCTCAGGTTTGGCAGCAGGTTTTGCTACAGGCTTGGCTGCAACTTTAGCCGGCTCCACAGGCGTGGCAGCCGGCGCAGGCGCAGCAGGTTTGATTGCTTCAGGCTCAACAAACTTGCCCTTGCCATGCAGCTGATCAAGTAAGGCTTCGAACTCATCGTCGGTAATGTCACCACTCGGCGCGGCGGCAGACTCAGTCTTGACGGGCGGTGCAGCCGGTGCCGAGATAGGCGGAGGTGCAAACTGACCTTTGCCGTGCAATTGATCGAGCAGCGATTCGAATTCGTCATCGGTAATTTCATTGCCCGCAGCTGGCGCAGGCGCAGAGGCCACAGGTGCCGCAGCAACTTCAGCGGCGGCGAACTGACCTTTGCCATGCAATTGGTCAAGCAGCGACTCAAATTCGTCATCGGTGATTTCATCGCTGCTTGCAGCACTAGACGCTGGCGCAGGCGATTGATCCAAGGCACCAAGCAAGTGCTCAAACTCAGTGTCGGTGATATCACCTGTAGCGGGCTCAGGCTCGGCTTCAGCGGGCTGTTCAACCGGCACGGCCTCAACAGCACCCGCCGGCTCAGCCAGGCGCGCCAAAGCAGCCAGCAACTCAGGTGTGGCCGGAGTCAGCTCGGTACGCTCACGCACCTCGGTAAACATGCTGTTGACGGCATCCAGTGCTTCAAGCACCACATCCATCAACTCGGAGTCGACGCGCCGCTCACCCTTACGCAGGATGTCGAAGACGTTTTCTGCAATATGGCAGCATTCCACCAGCTCGTTGAGCTGGAGGAAACCGGCACCACCTTTGACGGTATGAAACCCGCGAAAAATAGCGTTGAGCAGATTCATGTCATCCGGGCGACTTTCCAGCTCTACCAGCTGCTCGGACAATAGTTCAAGAATCTCGCCGGCCTCTACCAGGAAGTCCTGGAGGATTTCTTCATCGGCGCCGAAGCTCATAAGACGTGCTCCTAAAATCCCAGGCTGGAAAGCAGGTCGTCGACATCATCCTGATTGGATGCGACGTCTTCACGCTTATCGGCATGAATCTGCGGACCTTCACCATGCGAAGGCTCTTTTTGTTTTTCTTGTTCAGCGCGCAGCATGTCGTGGTTGTGCTCAATGCCCGCAAACTGATCCACCTGACTGGCCATTAGCATCAGTTTCACAAGGTTGCTCTCAACTTCGGTCACCAGTTGAGTCACACGCTTGATCACCTGGCCGGTCAAGTCCTGATAATCCTGGGCCAACAGAATATCGTTGAGGTGCCCGGAAATTTTCGCTCCGTCGCGCTCACTGTTGGCCAGGAAAAGCTCAACACGCTTGGCCAGCTCGCGAAAACCATCGGCGCTCATCTCGCGGCGCATAAAGCGCCCCCAGTCAACGCTCAGGCTGTGCGCCTCATGGCTGATATCGTTCACCATTGGCGCGCTTTGCTCGACCAGGTCCATGGTCCGATTGGCCGCTTTCTCGGTCATCGTCACCACGTAATTGAGGCGCTCTGTGGCATCAGTAATTTGCGAGACCTCGGTGGCGTGAGGCACACGAGGGTCGAGTTGGAAATTGACGATAGCGTTGTGCAGCTCACGGGTCAGCTTGC encodes:
- a CDS encoding heme ABC transporter permease, which translates into the protein MMNWTWFHKLGSPKWFYEISSRWLPWLALAATVLLLVGLAWGLAFAPPDYQQGNSFRIIYIHVPAAFLAQSIYVMLAVAGTVGLVWKMKLADVALQQAAPIGAWMTVIALVTGAVWGKPTWGTYWVWDARLTSMLILLFLYFGVIALGNAITNRDSAAKACAVLAIVGVVNIPIIKYSVEWWNTLHQPATFSVIEKPAMPFEMWMPLLIMVLGFYCFFGAVLLLRMRLDVLKREARSSWAKAEVKALVEKGR
- the ccmB gene encoding heme exporter protein CcmB; translated protein: MSNVFTLLLAREARLLFRRPAELANPLVFFAIVIALFPLAVGPQTQLLQSLSPGLVWVAALLAVLLSLDGLFRSDFEDGSLEQWVLSPHPLALLVLAKVLAHWLFSGLALVLLAPLLALMLGLPERCLPVLLISLLLGTPVLSLLGAVGAALTVGLKRGGLLLALLILPLYIPVLILGSGALQASLQGLPAVGHLLWLASLTALAVTLTPFAIAAGLTISVAE
- the ccmA gene encoding cytochrome c biogenesis heme-transporting ATPase CcmA translates to MTSPLLEAVALACERDWRMLFEHLELRLVPGEMLQVAGPNGSGKTSLLRLMAGLMQPTSGEILLNGRPLAAQRAELARNLLWIGHAAGIKGLLTAEENLTWLCALHQPAEREAIWQALAAVGLRGFEDVPCHTLSAGQQRRVALARLYLPGPSLWVLDEPFTALDKAAVVQLEHHLAAHCEQGGLVVLTTHHELMVKPSGYRELDLGQRTA
- a CDS encoding flagellar hook-length control protein FliK: MSEISSPRPIAPTPPSNRPNAVAADLAVKLLQPMQGLLASGETAKAEVIALKEVAQSFQVLLKLTLNNGSQTTLEANSPRPLAQGTTLTVTALSETRLALAVLAGGDKPLTSLDLEQLPVGTLLQGKVVAREQVLQGRAQQVIYKVLVSLLNTPLAGSKLSLETPLALPLGSLLSAQVEGSQTLNFMPLSSRLDQLALNQQLGSQSNRQGSLEGLFTALQGLRGNAEMSEGLRTSIDKLFGALPDATQLSSPKGLAMALENSGIVLESKLLGGQGQALPTDLKANLLRLITQLLPNLPASAPLAAANASSALAQAMPALARDLLGSLGKANHRQQALNFPLPSRLLQAMEGEADLETLLKLAAAAISRLQTHQLSSLAQSQVGPDGNLLTTWQLELPMRNQQELVPLQVKIQREDSNKSDNQEKKETLWKVELAFDLEPLGPLQVQAQLAHGRLSSQLWAERSSTVSLIDAELDNLRQRLNATGVLVGELACNQGIPPRGPRTTLEQRWVDETA
- a CDS encoding EscU/YscU/HrcU family type III secretion system export apparatus switch protein codes for the protein MKKPAPRQAIALTYDGQSAPVLSAKGDDELAEAILAIAREYEVPIYENAELVRLLARLELGDAIPEQLYRCIAEIIAFAWYLKGKSPASSERDTDITPPLRLLEGPAH
- a CDS encoding DUF2802 domain-containing protein codes for the protein MFDALLIALALVCLGLVGACIWLTRQLRDAIKLQGERDAVRDRRLKELSRRLDAYLTGSVQMGEELHELRRVVAPLPDKLSQIEQRDPSSLSFTQAARLAGMGASVDDLTQSCGLSKAEAELVSKMQQAKLQRS
- a CDS encoding chemotaxis protein CheW; the encoded protein is MKKSSAQGSDDPILQWVTFRLDNETYGINVMQVQEVLRYTEIAPVPGAPSYVLGIINLRGNVVTVIDTRQRFGLDSTEVTDNTRIVIIEADKQVVGILVDSVAEVVYLRQSEVETAPNVGNDESAKFIQGVCNKNGELLILVELDKMMSEEEWSDLESI
- a CDS encoding CheW domain-containing protein — translated: MSRPLVTATRSQLALQSYLDGLLQEAAVELAGSITLDEFEAAVLEEQVRDARVMPQVQTIAAKPLAELAPRPLVLPTIEMPAPEIEVHIEPPQVIEAAVAVEVMQPVPHVLVVPEPVLQGRPEWAEGPFECLLFDVAGLTLAVPLVCLGSIYPLEGQELTPLFGQPDWFLGILPSQSGNLKVLDTARWVMPDRYRDDFREGLQYVISVQGYEWGLAVHQVSRSIRLDPNEVKWRSQRTQRPWLAGTVIEHMCALLDIASLAELIASGAAKRMAAKQAH
- a CDS encoding ParA family protein, which translates into the protein MRVWAVANQKGGVGKTTTSIALAGLLADAGKRVVVVDLDPHGSMTSYFGHDPDSLEHSSFDLFQHKGSVPRGLPKQLLLPTSDERISLLPSSTALATLERQSPGQSGLGLVIAKSLAQLWQDFDHAVIDSPPLLGVLMVNALAACQQLVIPVQTEFLAVKGLERMVNTLAMINRSRQQALPYTIVPTLFDRRTQASMSTLRVLRNSYPEHLWPAYIPVDTRLRDASRAGLTPSTFDNNSRGVIAYRALLKHLLSQQIAAQVA
- the motD gene encoding flagellar motor protein MotD; its protein translation is MARRRHQEEHENHERWLVSYADFITLLFAFFVVMYSISSINEGKYKILSDSLTGVFNQPDRAIKPIPVGDERPRTTEPDRSLVDEESTLSAADSLESIANSVREAFGDLIQAEQLKVSGNELWIEIELSSSLLFTSGDAIPNNAAFDIIEKIARILAPYENPVHVEGFTDNLPIQTAQFPTNWELSTARAASIVRMLAIEGVKPSRLAAVGYGEFQPIADNTTAEGRGRNRRVVLVISRNLDIRRSVSGVGSANAKPDAALQRAGTQPAKTPAAPAPQAGAVNPPSPAP
- a CDS encoding flagellar motor protein — translated: MDVLSLIGVILAFVAILGGNYLEGGHAGALLNGPAALIVIGGTLGAAFLQAPMHVFKRALAIISWIFFPPRVDLLGGINRVVGWSMTARKEGLLGLEAVADVEADPYARKGLQLLVDGAEPEAIRSILEVDLYTQEGRDIQAAKVFESMGGYAPTIGIIGAVMGLIHVMGNLADPSMLGSGIAVAFVATIYGVGFANLLLLPIGNKLKAIAQRQSRYREMLLEGILSIAEGENPRSIELKLQGFMD
- a CDS encoding protein-glutamate methylesterase/protein-glutamine glutaminase, coding for MAVKVLVVDDSGFFRRRVSEILSADPNIQVIGTATNGREAIEQAQALKPDVITMDYEMPMMDGITAVRNIMQRCPTPVLMFSSLTHEGARVTLDALEAGAVDFLPKNFEDISRNPERVKQLLCEKIHTIARSNRRSLSPPPVSAAATSTAAQAKPAVRPATTTTSPPPRPAGVSAAPKRKSYKLVAIGTSTGGPVALQRVLTQLPANFPAPIVLIQHMPAAFTKAFAERLDKLCQISVKEAEDGDVLRPGWALLAPGGKQMMVDARGVIKILPGDERLNYKPCVDITFGSVAKSYADKVLAVVLTGMGADGREGARLLKQGGSQVWAQDEASCVIYGMPMAIVKANLADAIYPLDDIGRHLVETCI